The Gemmatimonadota bacterium genome includes a region encoding these proteins:
- a CDS encoding sulfatase-like hydrolase/transferase, with translation VDKPSVQQKEMLRWNASQLTWPDWQKVIATYWGYCTFIDDQVQRVLDALEKAGQLDNTMIVYSSDHGDMLGSHRLFNKMMNMYNETHQVPLAIRWPGVVEPNRVCDDFVSLVDMMPTFLEMAGVDIPDKVDGCSLLPLLRGETPPDWREDIFAEHHGYEPALCTIRMVQTRKWKYIYNPCSEDELYDLESDPGELHNLAPKLGYKHVLRRMKDRMVTWLRDTNDGIVNDGGWQSNSYDLFVSGRER, from the coding sequence TGTCGATAAACCGAGTGTTCAGCAAAAGGAGATGCTCAGGTGGAATGCCAGTCAGTTGACCTGGCCCGATTGGCAGAAGGTGATTGCGACCTATTGGGGATATTGCACGTTTATCGATGATCAGGTGCAGCGCGTTTTAGATGCTCTGGAAAAAGCAGGTCAGCTGGACAATACGATGATTGTGTACAGTTCGGATCACGGCGATATGCTGGGCAGTCACCGCTTGTTTAATAAGATGATGAATATGTACAATGAGACGCACCAGGTTCCATTGGCGATCCGTTGGCCGGGTGTTGTTGAACCCAATCGTGTTTGCGATGATTTTGTGAGTTTGGTCGATATGATGCCGACGTTTCTCGAGATGGCGGGTGTGGATATTCCCGATAAGGTCGATGGGTGTTCTTTGCTGCCCTTATTGCGCGGAGAAACGCCGCCGGATTGGCGAGAGGATATTTTTGCAGAGCATCACGGGTACGAGCCTGCGCTGTGTACGATTCGGATGGTGCAGACCAGAAAGTGGAAGTATATCTACAATCCGTGTAGCGAGGATGAACTCTACGATCTGGAGAGTGATCCCGGAGAGTTGCACAATTTGGCCCCGAAGCTGGGATACAAACACGTGCTCAGGCGTATGAAGGATCGGATGGTCACATGGTTGAGAGATACCAATGATGGAATTGTAAATGATGGCGGCTGGCAGTCAAATTCTTACGATTTGTTTGTGTCGGGACGAGAGCGTTGA